The Altererythrobacter sp. H2 genomic sequence CCGAACTCGCCCTGGGGCTGAGGGCCAGACGGGGTAGACACATATTGGACCCAGCCCTCGGGCAGGATGCGGGTGCCGTCGGGCAACTTGCCGTCATTGAGATAGAGCTGGCCGAACCTGACCAGGTCAAGGGGAGTGGCCCAGACCTGACTGGAGAGCACATAGCCGCCCTGCCAGTCTGCTTCGGCAGTCGTGCCAGTCATGCCGATTAGCCGGAGCTGCTCCGCCACCGGATACCTTTCAAACGAGGCCGAGATGGCCGCCGAGGCCATCAGCGTGTCATTGTTGGCATACCGGAAGACCGAGCCGGGGGAATGGATCAGGGGCCAGTGGGCCGCGCTCTCGCCGACGGTCGCACCGCCGAAGTAGAGCGGGTCAGTGCGATTACCCGGCGTATCGGAATAGCGGCCCGATGCCATGCGCAGGAGGTGATCGACGGTGATGGCACGGCGCGGATCGTCCGCGCTTTCACCAAGCCCTGCCGATGCAGTGACTTCAGCCTCGCCGCGATGGACCGCCATACCGACCAGAGTAGCAGCGAGACTCTTTGCCACCGACCATGTGCGCTGGGGCACAAACGGCCCAAAGCCGTCGGCAGATACCTCGTCCACCACGTCATCCGCCCGATAGACAATGACCGAGGTTGTCCGGCTGCCCTTGCCGTAGCGATCACCCATCGCCGCCAGCAACTCTGACCGGACAGGTGTTCGCACCTTCGTGTGCCAGTTGGCCATCACGGCATCTCGATACCGTGGCAGTTCATGCCCGGTGACAGAGGGCTGCATTCCCATCGGCATCAGCGCGCAGCCCGCCTCCCCCCGATACCGGGCAAAGCGGGCCGGACTGTCCTCAGCCCAGTCGACGGCGACATAATCGATCACGCCACTGGCATTGACCCTGATGGAATGGGGAAGGCCATTTACGATGCTGTTCAGGGGGGCCTGAATGCCGGTCAGTTCCCACTGCGCCACATGTTCTGGCGAGCGATCCTGCCCGATCCGCTCCGCATTGGCTATCGCGCCGCACAGCATCAGCGCCTTGTAACCCGCTGCCAGGGCGCGGTCGTACCTGGCGTCGAGAGCCTCCTGCTGGCTTTGTGCTGCGGCGGGAGCGGCGAAGAGCAGCGTTGCGGCTGCAAGGGCGGTGCGGATCATGGCTGCACCCTACCCGGCGCAGGGCAAAAGAAAAGGGCCGCCGGATTGCTCCGGGCGGCCCCTTTTCCCGATTGCGAAAACGCGGCTTACGCGTCTTCGAATTCTTCTTCGTTCTGCACCGGGCCGCTGTCCTGGCCCTTGGCGCTGACATCGCGGTCAACCAGCTCGATCACCGCCATCGGGGCGGCGTCGCCAGCGCGGATGCCAGCCTTGATCACGCGGGTGTAGCCGCCTTCACGGTCGGCATAGCGCGCTGCCAGGACGTCAAACAGCTTCTTCAGCTGGGTCTCGTCAAGCAGGCGGGCCTGAGCCAGACGCCGATTCGACAGGCCGCCACGCTTGGCGAGCGAGATCAGCTTTTCGACATAGGGGCGCAGTTCCTTGGCCTTGGGAACCGTGGTCATGATCTGCTCATGCTTGATCAGCGCGGCTGCCATGTTGCGGAACATGGCATTGCGGTGGCCGGTCTTGCGCTGCAGCTTGCGGCCGGAAATCTTATGACGCATTTTTCAGTCCTTCGTTCGTAGGGAGCCCGTATCAGGTTGCTCCATCCTGGTCGGTAAGGCCGACCGTCCTTTGTCGTGGGGGCCGGATCAGCCGAGCAGTTCCTGCTCGAGCTTCTTGGCCATTTCCTCGATGTTTTCCGGCGGCCAGCCAGGGATGTCCATGCCGAGGCGCAGGCCCATCGAGCTCAGGACTTCCTTGATCTCGTTGAGGCTCTTGCGGCCGAAGTTCGGGGTGCGGAGCATCTCGGCCTCGGTCTTCTGGACCAGGTCACCGATGTAGATGATGTTGTCGTTCTTGAGGCAGTTGGCCGAACGGACCGACAGTTCCAGCTCGTCGACCTTCTTGAGCAGGTAGCGGTTGAGCTGGTTGGCATCCGATTCCTGCGGTTCTGCCGCATGGCCGATCATCACGCCCGGAGCAGCCGGAATGCTGTCGTCGAAGTGGACGAACAGGGTCAGCTGGTCCTGCAGGATGCGGGCGGCGTAAGCCACTGCATCGTCAGGGGTGATGGTGCCATCGGTTTCGACCGTCAGGCTGAGCTTGTCGAAGTCGAGTTCCTGGCCAACGCGGGCCTTCTCGACCTTGTAGCTGACCTGGCGCACCGGCGAGTAGAGCGAGTCGACCGGGATCAGGCCAATCGGCGCATCGATCGGGCGGTTGTGCACGGCCGGCACATAGCCGCTGCCGGTATCGGCCGTCAGTTCCATGTTCAGCGTCGCGCCTTCGTCAAGCTGGCAGATGACGAGACCCTTGTTCATGATCTCGATATCGCCGCTCACGGCGATGTCTCCTGCGGTGACGGCGCCCGGGCCGGTGGCGGAAAGCTGGAGGCGCTTGGGGCCTTCGCCCTGCATCCGGATCGCGATCTGCTTCACGTTGAGCACGATGTCGGTCACGTCTTCGCGCACGCCGGCAAGCGAGGAGAATTCGTGGAGCACGTTCTCGATCTTGATCGAGGTGATAGCCGCGCCCTGGAGCGAGGAGAGGAGCACGCGGCGCAGGGCATTGCCCAGTGTCAGGCCGAAGCCGCGCTCGAGCGGCTCGGCCACGAAGGTCGCCTTGCGGGTCCGGTCACCAGCGTCCTTGATTTCAAGGTTGCTGGGCTTCTTGAGTTCCTGCCAGTTCTTGGTGTTGACGGACATGGATTTCCCCTGGGGTTCGAAATGCGGGCGGACCGGGGCGCTGGTCATGCGCGTCCGGTCCGTGAATGGTCGGCGGGGACTCGCCCCGCCGGGCAGGTACGGATCAGACGCGACGACGCTTCGACGGCCTGACACCGTTGTGCGGGATCGATGTCACGTCGCGGATCGAGGTGATGGTAAAGCCCACCGCCTGCAGCGCGCGCAGGGCGCTCTCGCGACCCGAACCGGGTCCCTTGATTTCCACTTCGAGGGTGCGGACGCCGTGCTCGGCGGCCTTCTTGCCAGCGTCGTCCGCAGCCACCTGAGCGGCGTAGGGGGTCGACTTGCGGCTGCCCTTGAAGCCCATCATCCCGGCGCTGGACCAGCTGATCGCATTGCCCTGGGCATCGGTGATGGTGATCATCGTGTTGTTGAAACTGGCATTGACGTGCGCGACGCCGCTGCTGATGTTCTTCTTGTCGCGCCGCCTGATCCGGCCGGGTTCGCGTGCCATGGTTCGTATTCCTTTTCAGTATCGGATGAAGGCAAAAGCGTGCGGGAAGTTCCCCGGAACGCTTACTTCTTCTTCCCGGCGATCGGCTTGGCCTTGCCCTTGCGGGTGCGGGCATTGGTGTGGGTGCGCTGGCCGCGAACAGGCAGGCCGGAACGATGACGCAGGCCGCGATAGGACCGCTGGTCCATCAGCCGCTTGATGTTCATCGCGGTTTCACGCCGCAGATCGCCTTCCACCGTATAGTCGGCGTCGATCGTTTCACGGATGCGAAGAACTTCTTCGTCATTCAGGTCCTGCACCCGGCAGGCCTGGTCAATGCCGAGCTTTTCAGCAATTTCCAGCGCCTTGGCGCGACCGATACCGTGAATATAGGTGAGCGCGATAATCACGCGCTTGTTGGTGGGGATATTGACCCCGGCAATACGAGCCACTTACTTCTCCATGCTCCACAGGGGACTGGCATTGTCGGCACAAGGCCGGGCCACCCCTATCTCATCGCGGTTACTCACCGACCACCCCGGGCCACTACGGCAAAAAGTCCGGTTGGCGCGCACAAAGGCTATCGCCTGCCGGACTTGTCCGAGACTGTCGAATGAACGGGCCGCTTAGGACGATTCGGACCACGCGTCAACAGGCAAGCGCCTGTGCGCAGTGCCAGCCCCGCGAAGTCGCGCGCGGCAGAGATGCCCGTTACCTTGCACTGGCCTCCGGGCCTGTCAAGACAGCAAAGCCACCCTCGCCGCGCGCGCGCCTCTCGCTCAGCCCCCCGTCAGACGACGCCGAATGCCAGCATGGCATCGGCCACTTTCTTGAAACCGGCGATGTTCGCACCCTTGACGTAATCGACATAGCCGTTGCCGCGATCACCGTAGGTAATGCACCGTTCGTGGATCCCGTGCATGATATCCTTCAACATTTGCTGGAGCTCCGCTTCGGACCAGCTGCGCCGCTCCGAATTCTGGCTCATTTCCAGCCCCGAGACCGCGACCCCGCCAGCGTTGGCCGCCTTGCCCGGCGCGAACATGATCTTCGCATCCTTGAACACGTGCACGCCTTCAAGATTGGTCGGCATGTTGGCCCCCTCGCTGACCGCGATGCAGCCGTTGGCGACCAGTGCCCTGGCATCCTCGCCCAGCAGTTCGTTCTGGGTCGCACAGGGCAAAGCCACGTCACAGGCAACGTTCCAGGGAGTCTTGCCGGCATGGAAGGTGGAGCCCTTGAACTCCGCGACATACTCCTCGATCCGCCCGCGGCGATGGGTCTTGTGGGCCTTTACCCAGTCAATCTTCTCCTGCGTGATGCCGGCCGGATCGTGGATGAAGCCGCCCGAATCCGACAGGGTCAGGACCTTGCCCCCAAGCTGGACAATCTTCTCCGCCGCATGGGTTGCGACATTCCCGGAGCCGGAAATCACCGCCGTCTTGCCGTGGAGGTTCTGCCCCTTGGCCGCGAGCATGTTCTCGAGGAAATAGACCGCGCCATAACCGGTCGCCTCGGTTCGGATCAGCGAGCCGCCCCATTCGAGGCCCTTGCCGGTCAGCACCCCGGTAAACTCGTTGGTGATGCGCTTGTACTGCCCGAACATGTAGCCGATCTCGCGCCCGCCCACGCCGATGTCGCCAGCCGGCACGTCCACATCCGCGCCGATATGGCGATAGAGCTCAGTCATGAAGCTCTGGCAGAAGCGCATGATCTCGCGCACGCTCTTGCCCTTGGGGTTGAAATTGGAACCGCCCTTGCCCCCGCCCATCGGCAAGCCGGTCAGGGCGTTCTTGAAGGTCTGTTCGAAAGCCAGGAACTTGAGCACGCTTTCGGTGACGCTGGGATGGAAACGGATGCCACCCTTGTAGGGCCCGATCGCATTGTTGTTCTGCACCCGCCAGCCCCGCTGGACGCGGATATTGCCGTTGTCGTCTTCCCAGCAGACGCGGAAACTCACCACCCGGTCGGGCTCAGCAATGCGCCGCAGGATCTGCTGCGAATGGTACTCTTCCTTGTCGGCCATGAATTCGAAGATGTCTTCGGCCACTTCCTGAACCGCCTGGACAAACT encodes the following:
- a CDS encoding DNA-directed RNA polymerase subunit alpha gives rise to the protein MSVNTKNWQELKKPSNLEIKDAGDRTRKATFVAEPLERGFGLTLGNALRRVLLSSLQGAAITSIKIENVLHEFSSLAGVREDVTDIVLNVKQIAIRMQGEGPKRLQLSATGPGAVTAGDIAVSGDIEIMNKGLVICQLDEGATLNMELTADTGSGYVPAVHNRPIDAPIGLIPVDSLYSPVRQVSYKVEKARVGQELDFDKLSLTVETDGTITPDDAVAYAARILQDQLTLFVHFDDSIPAAPGVMIGHAAEPQESDANQLNRYLLKKVDELELSVRSANCLKNDNIIYIGDLVQKTEAEMLRTPNFGRKSLNEIKEVLSSMGLRLGMDIPGWPPENIEEMAKKLEQELLG
- a CDS encoding serine hydrolase domain-containing protein → MIRTALAAATLLFAAPAAAQSQQEALDARYDRALAAGYKALMLCGAIANAERIGQDRSPEHVAQWELTGIQAPLNSIVNGLPHSIRVNASGVIDYVAVDWAEDSPARFARYRGEAGCALMPMGMQPSVTGHELPRYRDAVMANWHTKVRTPVRSELLAAMGDRYGKGSRTTSVIVYRADDVVDEVSADGFGPFVPQRTWSVAKSLAATLVGMAVHRGEAEVTASAGLGESADDPRRAITVDHLLRMASGRYSDTPGNRTDPLYFGGATVGESAAHWPLIHSPGSVFRYANNDTLMASAAISASFERYPVAEQLRLIGMTGTTAEADWQGGYVLSSQVWATPLDLVRFGQLYLNDGKLPDGTRILPEGWVQYVSTPSGPQPQGEFGYGAGFWLMNKSDGIPPDTFAAFGNRGQYVVIVPSRNVVIVRRGEDPVGSGFDIAAFTRGVLAALN
- the rplQ gene encoding 50S ribosomal protein L17, producing MRHKISGRKLQRKTGHRNAMFRNMAAALIKHEQIMTTVPKAKELRPYVEKLISLAKRGGLSNRRLAQARLLDETQLKKLFDVLAARYADREGGYTRVIKAGIRAGDAAPMAVIELVDRDVSAKGQDSGPVQNEEEFEDA
- the rpsM gene encoding 30S ribosomal protein S13, which produces MARIAGVNIPTNKRVIIALTYIHGIGRAKALEIAEKLGIDQACRVQDLNDEEVLRIRETIDADYTVEGDLRRETAMNIKRLMDQRSYRGLRHRSGLPVRGQRTHTNARTRKGKAKPIAGKKK
- the gdhA gene encoding NADP-specific glutamate dehydrogenase produces the protein MAVSDHVDFPTFMEGVKKRNPGQPEFVQAVQEVAEDIFEFMADKEEYHSQQILRRIAEPDRVVSFRVCWEDDNGNIRVQRGWRVQNNNAIGPYKGGIRFHPSVTESVLKFLAFEQTFKNALTGLPMGGGKGGSNFNPKGKSVREIMRFCQSFMTELYRHIGADVDVPAGDIGVGGREIGYMFGQYKRITNEFTGVLTGKGLEWGGSLIRTEATGYGAVYFLENMLAAKGQNLHGKTAVISGSGNVATHAAEKIVQLGGKVLTLSDSGGFIHDPAGITQEKIDWVKAHKTHRRGRIEEYVAEFKGSTFHAGKTPWNVACDVALPCATQNELLGEDARALVANGCIAVSEGANMPTNLEGVHVFKDAKIMFAPGKAANAGGVAVSGLEMSQNSERRSWSEAELQQMLKDIMHGIHERCITYGDRGNGYVDYVKGANIAGFKKVADAMLAFGVV
- the rpsK gene encoding 30S ribosomal protein S11, whose amino-acid sequence is MAREPGRIRRRDKKNISSGVAHVNASFNNTMITITDAQGNAISWSSAGMMGFKGSRKSTPYAAQVAADDAGKKAAEHGVRTLEVEIKGPGSGRESALRALQAVGFTITSIRDVTSIPHNGVRPSKRRRV